From one Desulfurococcus sp. genomic stretch:
- a CDS encoding monovalent cation/H+ antiporter complex subunit F: MRKGVWFNMVDYGLLEFFLPILTGLFAVAMVIYVARALTSKTLPDAVLAVDALSVDLIVLLVIIALYYKSSMLLIGVIPLAAWVMLLDILVARYLERREG, from the coding sequence GTGAGAAAGGGGGTGTGGTTCAACATGGTTGACTACGGGTTGCTCGAGTTCTTCCTCCCTATTCTAACCGGGTTGTTTGCAGTCGCCATGGTTATTTATGTTGCTCGAGCCCTAACCTCTAAAACCCTACCTGACGCTGTTCTAGCTGTTGACGCTTTATCCGTGGATCTAATTGTGCTGCTGGTTATCATAGCACTCTACTATAAGTCATCAATGCTCCTGATAGGTGTCATACCGCTGGCTGCATGGGTTATGCTCCTCGATATCCTGGTTGCAAGATACCTTGAGAGGAGGGAGGGCTAG
- a CDS encoding monovalent cation/H(+) antiporter subunit G translates to MIYTVIFYIGLTVTLIGGILDIIAAIGFFRFKDFYMRLHAATIGSMGGGFYPLIGIAIMVLALDVDVYFKAYTSGVCVIAAALIALGVAPGSHILARATHRSREVEPMVLVDRLREDKG, encoded by the coding sequence TTGATCTACACAGTTATCTTCTATATTGGATTAACGGTAACCCTGATAGGAGGGATTCTAGATATAATAGCTGCTATAGGCTTCTTTAGATTCAAGGACTTCTACATGAGGCTCCATGCAGCGACAATCGGTAGCATGGGTGGAGGCTTCTATCCTCTCATAGGTATAGCCATAATGGTGCTTGCCTTAGACGTAGATGTCTACTTTAAAGCCTATACTTCAGGGGTATGCGTGATCGCTGCTGCACTCATAGCGTTAGGCGTGGCTCCAGGCTCTCACATTCTTGCTAGAGCCACTCATCGCAGCAGGGAGGTTGAACCTATGGTTCTAGTGGATAGATTGAGAGAGGATAAGGGGTGA
- a CDS encoding DUF4040 domain-containing protein has translation MSELMLLLAAVSVTLALLATIAVYRERDVAKAIVYSGIESVFYAIALSFFLAPDLLIAYIAIGLGVNSVILMYVLSKGDRFEE, from the coding sequence GTGAGTGAATTGATGCTTCTTCTAGCTGCTGTAAGCGTTACTCTTGCTCTCCTAGCAACTATAGCTGTATACAGGGAGAGGGATGTAGCTAAAGCGATAGTATACTCGGGTATAGAGTCTGTGTTCTATGCTATAGCCCTCTCATTCTTTCTTGCACCAGACCTCCTCATAGCGTACATAGCTATAGGCTTAGGTGTTAACAGCGTGATACTCATGTACGTATTAAGCAAGGGTGATAGGTTTGAAGAATAG
- a CDS encoding Na(+)/H(+) antiporter subunit B, with the protein MKNSFSTIASIIVSSTLAVLLVLLLYYTGLIGYSTQTLTGLAVVYLVHVVYPFSKWTSMSTEVVTSVIWDQRGFDTYFETSVLFLAVVASLIVLEKAGSSKTTTGKSSGELTVIVRVTAKIVALIIAAVSISVALHGHLTPGGGFQGGSIFVIAPLVILLAYGTGVLEGRGLTPRRLLGARTLGVTAIFLIGITPLLYSLITGFNAYLFQNLAKPGSQFSFPALVNTPVGDVLLSGTLIWLNLSEFTAVSTGFTVAIMYLVERFGRGDEK; encoded by the coding sequence TTGAAGAATAGCTTCTCTACTATAGCCTCTATAATAGTATCCTCCACTCTAGCAGTACTCCTAGTGCTATTACTCTACTATACAGGGCTCATAGGATACAGTACTCAAACTCTCACAGGGCTAGCAGTAGTATACCTAGTGCACGTAGTATACCCGTTCTCAAAGTGGACCTCTATGAGTACTGAGGTTGTTACAAGCGTGATCTGGGATCAGAGGGGGTTTGACACCTACTTTGAGACAAGCGTGCTATTCCTTGCAGTAGTAGCCTCACTAATAGTCTTGGAGAAAGCTGGCAGCTCTAAAACTACAACAGGGAAAAGCAGCGGAGAGTTAACAGTGATAGTTAGGGTTACAGCGAAGATCGTTGCGCTCATAATAGCTGCTGTAAGCATCTCAGTAGCTCTCCACGGTCACTTGACACCTGGAGGAGGCTTCCAGGGCGGTAGTATCTTCGTTATAGCACCACTAGTCATATTACTCGCATATGGCACTGGAGTCCTCGAGGGAAGAGGGCTTACACCACGCAGGCTTCTAGGGGCTAGAACACTGGGTGTCACAGCTATATTCTTGATCGGTATTACACCTCTACTCTACTCGCTAATCACAGGCTTCAACGCATACCTCTTCCAGAACCTAGCTAAACCCGGCTCCCAGTTCTCATTTCCAGCACTGGTGAATACCCCGGTAGGCGATGTGCTTTTATCCGGCACGTTAATCTGGCTTAACCTCTCGGAGTTTACAGCTGTATCTACAGGCTTTACAGTAGCCATCATGTACCTCGTAGAGAGGTTTGGGAGGGGTGATGAGAAGTGA
- a CDS encoding sodium:proton antiporter yields the protein MSLDVYLWYYIVLVVVLTFSYSLYGVVSKPHIIKKLIFVTILSDAVYVLLVFIGFRPGAVMPPVYPGGTLLNPQLPLNPREVSSFASMAVDPIPQVLIVTAIVIGLAQLIFLAVLALKIVEATGTFSIKKLEVSEE from the coding sequence GTGAGCTTGGATGTATACCTGTGGTACTACATAGTACTCGTAGTAGTGTTAACATTCTCCTACTCGCTCTACGGGGTTGTATCTAAACCCCACATAATTAAGAAGCTGATCTTTGTGACGATCCTTTCAGATGCAGTCTACGTGCTACTAGTCTTCATAGGATTTAGGCCTGGGGCCGTGATGCCGCCGGTATACCCTGGTGGAACACTGCTAAACCCTCAGCTGCCGTTGAATCCACGGGAAGTATCATCTTTCGCTAGCATGGCTGTAGACCCAATCCCCCAGGTACTCATTGTGACAGCAATAGTAATAGGTTTAGCTCAACTCATATTCCTTGCTGTCCTAGCATTGAAGATCGTGGAGGCTACTGGCACCTTTAGTATTAAGAAGCTGGAGGTGAGTGAGGAGTGA
- a CDS encoding Na+/H+ antiporter subunit E, whose translation MNKASIILAVLLASITYFVYTGVFDIVELAVAFATGVIVALIFKPDLVSNPGKITLRRTLHGVYYLLKYFTIIEAKAHWDVLKVILSPKPLPTPAIVRVPYKVSTDYAVTFIANSITNTPGTVVVDLDQERKVYYVHWLTPKDVSDEVAYNEISAEFEKHLSKIFE comes from the coding sequence GTGAATAAGGCATCAATAATCCTAGCGGTGCTACTAGCATCCATCACATACTTCGTTTACACTGGTGTATTCGATATAGTTGAGCTGGCAGTAGCCTTCGCAACAGGGGTTATTGTAGCTTTAATCTTCAAGCCGGACTTAGTCAGCAATCCAGGTAAGATAACCTTAAGGAGAACACTGCACGGTGTATACTACTTGCTCAAGTACTTTACTATAATAGAGGCGAAAGCCCACTGGGATGTCCTTAAGGTGATCCTCTCACCGAAGCCTCTACCAACGCCAGCTATAGTTAGAGTCCCCTACAAGGTTTCAACAGACTACGCTGTAACATTTATAGCTAATAGTATAACGAACACGCCTGGAACAGTAGTTGTAGACTTAGATCAAGAGAGGAAGGTATACTACGTTCACTGGCTGACACCCAAGGATGTATCAGATGAAGTCGCCTACAACGAGATCTCAGCTGAATTCGAGAAGCACCTCTCGAAAATATTCGAGTAG
- a CDS encoding NADH-quinone oxidoreductase subunit H, whose translation MVDLSSLLIQALVYPGLTFTIILIIVTQWLARKIVGRVQFRRGPVYAGTVGVLQPLADLLKLLMKKDMVSKYSLKTSPVIVVSLVIGALIAIFTATPIALKPYYAEYDIVVILYLLLLIPFGLVYLAVAHPNPYTMLGAARYIALLFSSEPAYAIAIITPVILASKYFNAEYSLYLTSLASPMLWGLSATSLTAMLLAAIAGFLGMMSILMVKPFDAPEAEAEIYWGIFTELGGPRLALGFFAKFAERLVYPLVYTLLFLGGSWPFTVEENWLASTAIILVKTIVVFVVLTIIDASLPRYKPEQAVRFLWKYLYPLSILSLILALIR comes from the coding sequence ATGGTTGACTTGTCTTCTCTTCTAATCCAGGCATTAGTCTACCCGGGCTTAACATTCACTATAATCCTCATAATAGTCACGCAGTGGCTTGCCAGAAAGATTGTCGGGAGAGTACAGTTCAGGAGAGGACCCGTATACGCTGGCACGGTCGGCGTGCTCCAGCCTCTAGCAGACCTGTTGAAGCTGTTAATGAAGAAGGATATGGTTAGCAAGTATAGTCTCAAGACTAGCCCGGTTATAGTGGTATCGCTAGTCATAGGTGCTCTTATAGCTATATTCACGGCGACACCTATAGCTTTAAAACCATACTATGCTGAATACGACATAGTCGTTATACTCTACCTGCTGCTACTAATACCCTTCGGGCTAGTCTACCTTGCTGTAGCCCACCCAAACCCCTACACCATGCTCGGCGCAGCGCGATACATAGCCCTCCTCTTCTCGAGCGAGCCAGCCTACGCTATAGCAATTATCACCCCGGTTATACTGGCATCAAAGTACTTCAACGCTGAATACTCCCTCTACTTAACCTCCCTGGCTTCCCCAATGCTCTGGGGGTTGAGTGCTACCAGCTTAACCGCCATGCTCCTTGCAGCAATCGCCGGGTTTCTTGGAATGATGAGCATTCTAATGGTTAAGCCTTTTGATGCACCGGAGGCTGAAGCGGAAATCTACTGGGGTATATTCACTGAGCTCGGTGGGCCTAGACTAGCTCTCGGATTCTTCGCTAAGTTCGCTGAGAGACTAGTGTACCCTCTAGTATACACTCTACTGTTCCTCGGGGGATCCTGGCCTTTCACAGTAGAGGAAAACTGGCTGGCATCAACAGCTATTATACTAGTTAAAACCATAGTGGTATTTGTTGTGCTGACGATAATAGATGCATCTCTACCCCGAT